The Hyphomicrobium sp. MC1 genome window below encodes:
- the mazG gene encoding nucleoside triphosphate pyrophosphohydrolase: MANTMKPSRDIARLIEIMAALRTPVTGCPWDLEQTFETIAPYTIEEAYEVADAIERRDLADLKDELGDLLLQVVYHSRLAEEQGAFAFGDVVEAVTKKMIRRHPHVFGDGSARDPSAVKATWDQLKAEERAEKAAERARLSGGNTTSADGPVTLADVPPTLPALTRATKLQHKAAKVGFDWPNLLPVFDKLKEEIQEFEEVALPHDPRGESLLAPGDSPAESRPPGAAPSGRLAERKSESAIKEEFGDILFVMANIARHLDINPEDALRGANRKFIRRFAHIEKVLAERGKTPSQSTLEEMDALWDEAKALEKS, encoded by the coding sequence ATGGCGAACACCATGAAACCTTCGCGCGATATTGCGCGGCTTATCGAGATCATGGCGGCGCTGCGGACGCCCGTCACAGGCTGCCCCTGGGATCTCGAACAGACGTTCGAGACGATTGCGCCCTACACGATCGAGGAAGCCTACGAAGTTGCAGACGCCATCGAGCGACGCGACCTTGCCGACCTCAAGGATGAGCTTGGCGATCTCCTGCTTCAGGTTGTCTATCATTCCCGGCTTGCGGAAGAGCAAGGCGCGTTTGCTTTCGGCGATGTCGTCGAGGCCGTGACGAAGAAGATGATCCGGCGGCACCCGCACGTCTTCGGCGACGGCAGCGCGCGCGATCCGTCTGCCGTCAAGGCGACTTGGGATCAGCTCAAGGCGGAGGAACGCGCCGAGAAAGCAGCGGAGCGGGCGCGTCTCTCTGGCGGCAATACAACCTCTGCGGACGGGCCCGTTACGCTGGCCGACGTGCCCCCGACCCTCCCTGCTTTGACGCGCGCAACTAAGTTGCAGCACAAAGCCGCGAAGGTCGGCTTCGACTGGCCGAACCTGCTGCCGGTGTTCGACAAGCTGAAGGAAGAGATTCAGGAATTTGAAGAGGTCGCCCTTCCCCACGATCCTCGTGGGGAGTCTTTATTGGCGCCCGGCGACTCTCCTGCGGAGAGCCGGCCGCCGGGCGCAGCGCCTTCCGGCCGGCTCGCGGAACGCAAGTCGGAAAGCGCGATCAAAGAAGAGTTCGGAGATATCCTGTTCGTGATGGCGAACATCGCGCGGCATCTCGATATCAATCCGGAGGATGCGTTGCGCGGGGCGAACCGGAAATTTATCCGCCGTTTCGCCCACATCGAAAAGGTGCTGGCGGAACGCGGCAAGACACCGTCGCAATCGACACTCGAAGAGATGGACGCGCTCTGGGACGAAGCGAAGGCACTGGAGAAAAGCTAA